A single genomic interval of Vibrio gallicus harbors:
- the rsmB gene encoding 16S rRNA (cytosine(967)-C(5))-methyltransferase RsmB: MNVRAAAATVLFQVVDKGQSLSSALPKAQADLNPKDHALLQEICYGVLRYLPRLEAVINQLMDKPLKGKQRVFHHLLLVGVYQLGFMRTADHAAVAETVEATKSLKGPKLKGLINAILRSYQRQKEDLDKKALSTDAGKYGHPSWLLKLLKESYPDQWQQIIEANNTKAPMWLRVNNQHKTTAEYLTLLEAEGIEATLHPQAQHALKLERPCDVNKLPGFDLGWASVQDAAAQLSFEYLQPKDNELILDCCCAPGGKTAHILENTQGGHVVAIDADEQRLLRVHQNLERLNLDAEVIHGDARFPEQWWQGDKFDRILLDAPCSATGVIRRHPDIKWLRRADDLTALAQLQSEILDAMWQQLKPGGTLVYATCSIAPIENREQIKAFLARTDDVTLIDSDPASPGRQILPGEHDMDGFFYAVLEKATKVS, translated from the coding sequence ATGAACGTTCGTGCAGCAGCCGCTACCGTACTATTTCAAGTTGTTGATAAAGGGCAGTCACTATCCAGTGCCTTGCCAAAAGCGCAAGCAGATCTAAATCCGAAAGACCACGCCCTGCTTCAAGAAATATGTTATGGCGTTTTACGCTATCTACCTCGTCTAGAGGCTGTAATTAACCAACTAATGGATAAACCCCTAAAAGGGAAGCAGCGTGTCTTCCACCACCTGCTGTTAGTGGGTGTATATCAACTAGGCTTTATGCGCACCGCAGACCATGCTGCGGTAGCTGAGACCGTTGAAGCAACAAAATCACTCAAGGGCCCAAAGCTTAAAGGGTTGATCAATGCTATTTTGCGTAGCTATCAGCGCCAAAAAGAGGACCTAGATAAAAAAGCACTCAGCACCGACGCTGGGAAATATGGACACCCTAGTTGGCTGCTAAAGTTACTCAAAGAGTCATACCCTGACCAGTGGCAGCAAATTATTGAAGCCAATAACACTAAAGCTCCAATGTGGCTGAGGGTAAACAACCAGCACAAAACAACAGCGGAATATTTGACGCTACTTGAAGCTGAAGGCATAGAAGCTACGCTTCACCCACAGGCTCAACATGCCCTAAAGCTAGAGCGCCCATGCGATGTAAATAAACTACCAGGATTCGATCTTGGCTGGGCTTCAGTGCAAGATGCGGCGGCTCAGCTTTCCTTTGAATATTTGCAACCCAAAGACAACGAATTAATACTCGATTGCTGTTGTGCCCCAGGAGGAAAAACAGCGCATATCTTAGAGAACACTCAAGGTGGACATGTCGTTGCTATTGATGCAGACGAGCAACGCCTGCTGCGAGTACATCAGAACCTAGAGCGCCTCAACCTGGATGCAGAGGTTATTCATGGTGATGCTCGCTTCCCTGAGCAATGGTGGCAAGGCGATAAATTCGACCGCATCCTACTCGATGCTCCTTGCTCTGCTACAGGAGTCATTCGTCGTCATCCAGATATCAAATGGTTACGTAGAGCGGATGACCTTACCGCTTTAGCCCAGCTACAAAGCGAAATCTTAGATGCTATGTGGCAACAATTGAAGCCAGGTGGAACCTTAGTTTACGCTACCTGCTCTATCGCACCGATTGAAAACAGAGAGCAAATAAAGGCATTCTTGGCACGTACCGATGATGTAACGCTCATCGATAGTGATCCTGCAAGCCCTGGGCGACAAATTTTACCCGGTGAGCACGATATGGATGGCTTCTTCTATGCGGTTTTAGAAAAGGCTACTAAAGTAAGTTAG
- the def gene encoding peptide deformylase, with product MSILQVLTFPDDRLRTVAKPVQEFTPELQQHIDDMIETMYAEEGIGLASTQVDVHQRIVVIDISETRDQAMVLINPEITEKRGEDGIEEGCLSVPGARALVARAHEVSVKALDRQGNEFTFDAEDLLAICVQHELDHLEGKLFVDYLSPLKRRRIKDKLEKIKRFNEKA from the coding sequence ATGTCCATATTACAAGTTTTAACTTTTCCAGATGACCGCCTTCGTACTGTTGCTAAACCAGTGCAAGAGTTCACGCCAGAACTGCAACAACATATCGATGACATGATCGAAACCATGTATGCAGAAGAAGGTATTGGCTTAGCTTCAACTCAGGTAGATGTTCATCAACGCATCGTGGTGATTGATATCTCTGAGACACGCGACCAAGCCATGGTATTGATTAACCCTGAAATCACCGAAAAGCGCGGTGAAGATGGGATTGAAGAAGGTTGCCTGTCTGTTCCCGGAGCACGAGCATTGGTTGCTAGAGCTCATGAGGTCTCAGTAAAAGCATTAGATCGACAAGGCAACGAATTTACTTTCGATGCAGAAGACCTATTGGCTATCTGTGTACAGCACGAGTTAGACCACCTAGAGGGCAAGCTATTTGTAGATTATCTTTCGCCTCTTAAGCGCCGTCGTATCAAGGATAAGCTAGAGAAAATTAAACGCTTCAATGAAAAAGCATAA
- the fmt gene encoding methionyl-tRNA formyltransferase has product MSEKLKIIFAGTPDFAADHLAALLSSEHEVIAVYSQPDRPAGRGKKLTASPVKALAVEHDIAVYQPVNFKTDEAKQELAKLNADIMVVVAYGLLLPKSVLEMPRLGCINVHGSILPRWRGAAPIQRSIWAGDKQTGVTIMQMDEGLDTGDMLHIETLDIQDTDTSADLYNNLAQLGPKALINCLEDIANNTAKATKQDDSQANYAKKLSKDEARIDWSKDAIELEREIRAFNPWPISYFSIEDKNIKVWKSHVEPNTTSLEPGTIISADKSGIKVATGNNALVLEQIQVPGKKAMAASDVLNSRAEWFIPGTQLTENQ; this is encoded by the coding sequence TTGAGCGAAAAATTGAAAATCATTTTTGCCGGTACTCCTGATTTCGCCGCCGACCATTTGGCGGCGTTGTTATCTTCAGAGCATGAGGTTATTGCTGTTTACTCTCAACCAGATCGTCCTGCTGGTCGAGGTAAGAAACTTACCGCTAGCCCAGTAAAAGCGCTAGCTGTTGAGCACGACATTGCTGTGTATCAGCCAGTGAACTTCAAGACTGACGAAGCAAAACAGGAACTTGCCAAGCTTAATGCTGACATTATGGTCGTTGTTGCTTACGGGCTTTTATTGCCAAAATCGGTTCTAGAGATGCCACGTCTTGGTTGTATCAACGTGCATGGTTCTATCCTACCTCGTTGGCGTGGAGCAGCTCCGATTCAACGCTCTATTTGGGCTGGAGACAAGCAAACGGGTGTGACCATAATGCAGATGGACGAAGGCCTAGATACCGGCGATATGCTACATATAGAGACCCTCGATATCCAAGATACAGACACCAGCGCTGATCTGTACAACAACCTTGCACAGCTTGGCCCTAAAGCCCTAATCAACTGCTTAGAAGATATTGCTAACAATACCGCTAAGGCGACTAAACAAGATGACAGCCAAGCGAACTACGCTAAGAAGCTGAGTAAAGATGAAGCTCGCATTGATTGGAGTAAAGACGCTATTGAGCTTGAACGTGAAATTAGAGCGTTTAACCCGTGGCCTATTAGCTACTTCTCTATCGAAGATAAAAACATTAAGGTTTGGAAGTCTCATGTAGAACCAAACACAACCAGCCTTGAACCTGGCACTATCATTAGTGCTGACAAATCAGGTATCAAGGTTGCTACGGGCAATAACGCTTTAGTTCTTGAGCAGATACAGGTTCCCGGCAAAAAAGCCATGGCTGCATCTGACGTACTTAATTCGCGTGCGGAGTGGTTTATACCCGGCACTCAATTAACAGAAAATCAATAA